A portion of the Campylobacter concisus ATCC 51562 genome contains these proteins:
- a CDS encoding ArsS family sensor histidine kinase, giving the protein MKYSITTKITIIFAIAFSLMCLLFVTFANIQQESALEKLKDRQISAMNYLVALYERGNPPRDLEHYFKNFYLEYVGNKNLATSIATNGTVVFTQHTPLGVVQSVNYKGDLYLLIKNPSFQLLLESNDARHVNDPLWVAFLIVSALLISLYVSVLRSLSPLRRLSKDIRKFASGNMEMAMTARLNENEQDEIGQVAVEFDNAVCKIRELIRSRQLFLRAIMHELKTPIGKGRIVSEMVANETQKMRLINVFERLEMLINEFSKVEQLLSKSYALNYQECHFSLILEQVQDMLMLDKFEERVSCDIRDDVILRVDFQLFSLAIKNLIDNALKYAEDKKAILICDSEFIAVKNLGKKLNHPIDYYKQAFVRGDKVSAGSGMGLGLYIIEQICQMQKFELVYDYEDGYHVFKILLRSKAKRA; this is encoded by the coding sequence ATGAAATATTCCATAACTACGAAGATAACTATTATCTTTGCCATAGCTTTCTCACTGATGTGCTTGCTCTTTGTAACTTTTGCAAACATTCAGCAAGAAAGCGCTTTAGAAAAGCTAAAGGATAGACAAATAAGTGCGATGAACTATCTTGTCGCACTCTATGAACGTGGAAATCCCCCAAGAGATTTAGAACATTATTTTAAAAATTTTTACTTAGAGTATGTTGGAAATAAAAATTTAGCCACTTCAATAGCCACAAATGGAACTGTTGTTTTTACGCAGCACACGCCTCTTGGAGTGGTGCAATCGGTTAATTATAAAGGCGATTTGTATTTGCTTATTAAAAACCCATCTTTTCAGCTACTTCTTGAAAGTAATGATGCAAGACACGTAAATGATCCGCTTTGGGTCGCATTTTTGATAGTTTCAGCCCTTCTCATCTCACTTTATGTTTCTGTTCTTAGAAGTCTTTCACCACTTAGAAGGCTTAGTAAAGATATCAGAAAATTTGCCAGTGGAAATATGGAAATGGCGATGACGGCTAGGCTAAATGAAAACGAGCAAGATGAGATCGGACAAGTCGCTGTTGAGTTTGATAATGCTGTTTGCAAGATCAGAGAGCTCATCCGCTCAAGGCAGCTATTTTTGCGCGCGATTATGCATGAGTTAAAGACTCCTATTGGCAAGGGCAGGATCGTCTCTGAGATGGTCGCAAATGAGACTCAAAAGATGAGACTCATCAATGTATTTGAGCGACTTGAGATGCTGATAAATGAATTTAGCAAAGTTGAACAGCTCCTTTCTAAAAGCTACGCATTAAACTATCAAGAGTGCCATTTCTCACTCATTTTAGAGCAGGTGCAAGATATGCTCATGCTTGATAAATTTGAAGAGCGAGTGAGCTGCGATATCAGAGACGACGTGATATTGAGAGTGGATTTTCAGCTTTTTAGTTTGGCGATTAAAAATTTGATAGATAATGCCCTAAAATACGCAGAGGATAAAAAGGCTATTTTGATTTGCGATAGCGAATTTATAGCGGTTAAAAATTTAGGCAAAAAGCTAAATCACCCGATTGACTACTACAAACAAGCCTTTGTGCGTGGCGACAAGGTAAGTGCAGGAAGCGGTATGGGGCTTGGACTTTATATCATCGAGCAAATTTGTCAGATGCAAAAATTTGAGCTTGTTTATGACTATGAAGACGGCTATCACGTCTTTAAAATTTTACTTAGATCAAAGGCAAAGCGAGCATGA
- a CDS encoding response regulator transcription factor, with product MVNVLMIEDDPEFAQILSEYLDSFNIKVTNFEDPYLGLSAGIKNYDLLILDLTLPGIDGLEVCKEIRQKYDIPIIISSARSDISDKVVGLQLGADDYLPKPYDPKEMYARITSLIRRYKKTNEVQEEVVDSAFRIDDKRHEIYFNNEPLALTPAEYEILTYLIKQHSFSVSREQLVYNCKSLKDKDSKSLDVIIGRLRSKIGDSSKAPKHIFSVRGIGYKLIG from the coding sequence ATGGTTAATGTTTTAATGATAGAAGACGATCCAGAATTTGCACAAATTTTATCTGAATATCTTGATAGTTTTAATATAAAAGTTACGAATTTTGAGGACCCTTATTTAGGGCTTAGCGCTGGGATAAAAAACTATGATTTGTTAATACTTGATCTTACTTTACCGGGCATTGATGGGCTTGAGGTTTGTAAAGAAATTCGCCAAAAATATGACATCCCTATCATCATAAGCTCAGCTAGAAGCGATATTAGTGACAAGGTTGTTGGACTTCAGCTTGGTGCTGATGATTATTTGCCAAAACCATACGATCCAAAAGAGATGTATGCTCGTATCACAAGTCTTATAAGAAGATATAAAAAGACAAATGAAGTACAAGAAGAGGTCGTTGATAGCGCATTTAGGATCGATGATAAACGTCACGAAATTTACTTTAACAATGAGCCATTAGCTCTTACTCCAGCTGAGTATGAAATTTTAACTTATCTCATTAAGCAACACAGCTTTTCAGTATCACGCGAACAGCTAGTTTATAATTGCAAAAGCCTAAAAGATAAAGATTCAAAGAGCTTAGATGTTATTATCGGACGCCTCAGATCAAAAATCGGTGATAGCTCAAAAGCCCCAAAACATATATTTTCTGTAAGAGGCATAGGATATAAGCTTATCGGATGA
- the dnaJ gene encoding molecular chaperone DnaJ: MEFDYYEILEISRNASGDEIKKAFRRLALKYHPDRNSGDKEAELKFKQINEAYQVLSDEQKRSIYDRYGKEGLEGRFGSGGGFSADFDLSDIFDSFFGGGFTSSSRQRKRYSEKYSADLEIPINLEFNEAIFGCEKEIKFDQKVPCPTCNATGSKDGKSKTCQHCGGSGRITRGNGFMNIVQECPYCHGSGEVISEPCPDCNAKAYKIQQQTVKITIPEGVDSGMRMRVAGKGNIGTNGVQGDLYVSINVKEDKHFIRHNDDVYLEIPVFFTQAILGESIKIPTLRGETELKLPVGAKDKQQFIFENEGIKSVNSRKKGRLVAQISIQTPEKLSDEQKELLNKLQASFGIESGKSNTDESVFDKIKSWFKGDEPKGKKKK, encoded by the coding sequence GTGGAATTTGACTATTACGAAATCCTTGAAATTTCAAGAAATGCAAGCGGAGATGAGATCAAAAAAGCCTTTAGAAGACTTGCTTTGAAATATCACCCAGATAGAAATTCTGGTGACAAAGAGGCTGAACTAAAATTTAAACAGATAAATGAAGCTTATCAAGTTTTAAGCGACGAACAAAAACGCTCTATCTACGACAGATACGGCAAAGAAGGCCTTGAGGGTCGATTTGGTAGCGGTGGCGGATTTAGTGCCGATTTTGATCTTTCAGATATTTTTGACTCATTTTTTGGTGGCGGTTTTACAAGTAGTTCTAGGCAGAGAAAAAGATACTCAGAAAAATACTCAGCCGATCTTGAAATTCCTATAAATTTGGAGTTTAACGAAGCTATTTTTGGTTGCGAAAAAGAGATAAAATTTGATCAAAAAGTACCTTGCCCAACATGCAATGCAACCGGCAGTAAAGATGGCAAGAGTAAGACTTGCCAGCACTGTGGCGGGAGTGGCAGAATAACACGCGGAAATGGATTTATGAATATCGTCCAAGAGTGCCCATATTGCCACGGAAGCGGTGAAGTAATAAGCGAGCCATGCCCTGATTGTAACGCAAAAGCTTATAAAATCCAGCAACAAACTGTAAAGATTACCATCCCTGAAGGTGTTGATAGCGGTATGAGAATGAGAGTAGCTGGCAAAGGCAATATCGGCACAAACGGCGTTCAAGGCGATCTTTATGTAAGTATAAACGTAAAAGAAGATAAGCATTTTATTCGTCACAACGACGATGTTTATCTAGAAATTCCTGTCTTTTTCACGCAAGCTATACTTGGCGAAAGCATAAAAATTCCAACTCTTCGAGGAGAAACTGAGCTAAAACTACCTGTTGGAGCAAAAGATAAGCAGCAATTTATCTTTGAAAATGAAGGTATTAAAAGCGTAAATTCGCGCAAAAAAGGTAGGCTAGTAGCACAAATTTCTATTCAAACGCCTGAAAAACTAAGCGACGAGCAAAAAGAGCTTTTAAATAAGCTTCAAGCTAGCTTTGGCATAGAATCAGGCAAATCAAATACCGATGAAAGTGTCTTTGATAAGATAAAAAGCTGGTTTAAAGGCGATGAACCAAAAGGCAAAAAGAAAAAATAA
- the pyk gene encoding pyruvate kinase translates to MIKKTKIVATLGPASDNEETMEAMVKAGVNVFRLNFSHGTHEYHKSNIDKIRNIEKKLNKRIGILQDICGPKIRVGKLSEPFYLKAGDELSIYAEDIVGEKVEKGIYKVSLNQPQILPMLKVGEYVYLYDGSIRAKVVSEGKEIVKTIIENDGILNSNKGVNFPNTALGIEIITQKDKEDMKFGAKHGVNFVAISFVQDANDVIKAKNILKEFGSRAAVLSKIEKFDAVENIDDIIAKSDGIMVARGDLGIEVPFYKVPTIQKLIIKKANAASKPVITATQMMLSMAEHETATRAEISDVANAVLDGTDAVMLSEESAIGKNPVAVVEAMSKTIIQTQSIYPYNKFDEFDFFDETDMVASSAASLAVRIKADALISITGSGKSAIKLARNRTNIDIIAVAHDEQTAHMLTLAWGVTPALVLEKTKLSSLLANVMKKAYEEGYVEHDKTYLVTAGHPTGVEGSTNLIRIIRRDQLDYYLELATE, encoded by the coding sequence ATGATAAAAAAGACGAAAATCGTAGCTACTTTGGGGCCAGCAAGTGATAATGAAGAGACAATGGAAGCGATGGTAAAAGCAGGTGTTAATGTCTTTCGTTTAAATTTTAGCCATGGGACACACGAATACCATAAATCAAACATTGACAAGATAAGAAATATAGAAAAAAAGCTAAATAAAAGAATAGGAATTTTACAAGATATCTGTGGTCCAAAGATCAGAGTTGGCAAGCTTAGTGAGCCATTTTATCTAAAGGCTGGCGACGAACTAAGCATATACGCAGAGGATATTGTTGGTGAAAAAGTGGAAAAAGGAATTTATAAAGTAAGCCTAAATCAGCCTCAAATTTTACCTATGCTGAAAGTTGGCGAGTATGTCTATCTCTATGATGGTTCTATAAGAGCAAAGGTTGTCAGCGAAGGCAAAGAAATAGTAAAAACTATCATTGAAAATGATGGAATTTTAAACTCAAATAAAGGCGTAAATTTCCCAAATACAGCCCTTGGCATCGAGATCATCACGCAAAAAGATAAAGAAGATATGAAATTTGGCGCAAAACATGGCGTAAATTTTGTAGCCATTAGCTTCGTGCAAGATGCAAATGACGTAATAAAGGCAAAAAATATCTTAAAAGAATTTGGCTCAAGAGCTGCTGTTTTATCTAAGATCGAGAAATTTGATGCGGTTGAAAATATAGACGACATCATTGCAAAGAGTGATGGCATCATGGTAGCTCGCGGCGATCTTGGCATAGAAGTGCCATTTTATAAGGTCCCAACTATCCAAAAGCTTATCATCAAAAAAGCAAATGCAGCAAGCAAGCCAGTCATCACAGCAACCCAGATGATGCTAAGCATGGCAGAGCATGAGACTGCCACAAGAGCAGAGATCAGTGACGTGGCAAATGCCGTGCTAGACGGCACTGATGCTGTTATGCTAAGCGAGGAGAGTGCGATCGGTAAAAACCCAGTCGCAGTCGTGGAGGCGATGAGTAAAACGATCATCCAAACTCAAAGCATCTATCCATATAATAAATTTGATGAGTTTGACTTTTTTGACGAGACTGATATGGTGGCAAGTAGTGCCGCATCTCTTGCTGTTCGCATAAAAGCAGATGCTTTAATCTCAATCACTGGCTCAGGAAAATCGGCTATAAAATTAGCTAGAAACCGCACAAATATCGATATCATCGCAGTCGCTCACGATGAGCAAACAGCGCACATGCTTACCCTTGCTTGGGGTGTTACGCCAGCACTTGTACTAGAAAAAACAAAGCTTAGCTCACTTTTGGCAAATGTCATGAAAAAGGCGTATGAAGAGGGATATGTCGAACACGATAAGACTTATCTTGTCACAGCCGGTCATCCTACGGGCGTTGAGGGTAGCACGAACCTTATACGCATTATCAGACGCGATCAGCTTGATTATTATTTGGAGCTTGCAACTGAGTAA
- a CDS encoding TRAP transporter substrate-binding protein yields MNKFLLASLGLAAVACVAMGDDKVYKLKLASSWESTMPVLGDVPKELKDKVEKMSNGRLELRIDYPSKHKSPFAMLDFAKSGQYDITYTSSYYYKGKDAKTIFFTATPFMMNTDEQTAWYEFGGGKELEAKVYDPYNIKIFRAGNTGMQMGGWFKKEIKSLDDIKGLKIRIPGFGGEIYAKLGANINTIPTGELYMALEMGTIDSVEWVSPAYDMALGFHKVAKYYYTGWQEPNGETQFFFNKKSYEKLPDDLKAIFEAAAAEVARDANTKVFYSNVEYWDKMKSEYPDIQVKSFPPEVIAALKKATNELLDEESAKDPLFKEIVESQRAFLKKAREWTKISDYAYIKTNE; encoded by the coding sequence ATGAATAAATTTTTATTAGCGTCTCTTGGTCTAGCAGCTGTTGCTTGCGTTGCTATGGGAGATGATAAAGTTTATAAGCTAAAGCTTGCTAGCTCATGGGAGAGCACTATGCCAGTGCTTGGTGATGTACCAAAAGAGCTAAAGGATAAAGTTGAAAAGATGAGTAATGGCAGACTTGAGCTAAGGATTGATTATCCATCAAAGCATAAATCGCCTTTTGCAATGCTTGACTTTGCTAAAAGCGGTCAATACGACATTACCTACACAAGTAGCTATTATTATAAAGGCAAAGATGCTAAAACTATATTTTTTACAGCAACACCATTTATGATGAATACTGACGAGCAAACAGCTTGGTATGAATTTGGCGGTGGTAAGGAGCTTGAGGCAAAAGTTTACGATCCATACAATATCAAAATTTTTAGAGCTGGAAATACCGGCATGCAAATGGGTGGCTGGTTTAAAAAAGAGATAAAATCACTAGATGATATCAAAGGTTTAAAGATAAGAATTCCGGGCTTTGGTGGTGAAATTTACGCTAAACTTGGCGCTAACATTAACACTATCCCAACTGGTGAGCTTTACATGGCTCTTGAGATGGGAACGATTGACTCAGTCGAATGGGTTAGCCCAGCTTATGACATGGCACTTGGCTTTCATAAAGTGGCAAAATACTACTACACAGGCTGGCAAGAGCCAAACGGTGAAACTCAATTTTTCTTTAATAAAAAATCATACGAAAAACTTCCAGATGATCTAAAAGCGATCTTTGAAGCAGCTGCAGCCGAAGTAGCAAGAGATGCAAATACAAAAGTATTTTATTCAAACGTCGAGTACTGGGATAAAATGAAGAGCGAGTATCCAGACATCCAAGTAAAATCTTTCCCTCCAGAAGTAATCGCAGCTCTTAAAAAAGCTACAAATGAATTACTAGATGAAGAGAGTGCTAAAGATCCATTATTTAAAGAGATCGTTGAGTCTCAAAGAGCCTTCCTTAAAAAAGCAAGAGAATGGACTAAAATTTCAGACTACGCTTATATCAAAACAAATGAATAG
- a CDS encoding shikimate dehydrogenase: MKTFAVFGDPIAHSVSPRLHNKAIADLGLKALYTRVLLKDGSELINKFKSLKLNGANVTLPHKEWALNLADEASDIARKIGSANTLVLKNDKIYAHNTDAPGFLKAIKNFKDVRKAIVLGAGGTANAITYALREQGVDVCILNRSKDRLEKFKDEYKCFSWDNYEEQKFDLVINSTSAGLKDDFLPAPKEILKSIFKDAKFAFDVIYGKQTPFLEMAKQSSLGVKDGADMLLYQAVLALNLFFNNTLDESKIERSMREIFYL; encoded by the coding sequence ATGAAAACATTTGCAGTCTTTGGAGATCCAATAGCTCACTCGGTATCTCCGAGGCTGCACAACAAAGCCATTGCAGACCTGGGCTTAAAAGCACTTTATACAAGAGTCTTGCTAAAAGATGGCAGCGAATTAATCAATAAATTTAAATCCTTAAAATTAAACGGTGCAAACGTAACACTTCCACATAAAGAGTGGGCTTTAAATTTAGCCGATGAAGCTTCAGATATAGCTCGTAAAATAGGCTCTGCAAATACTCTTGTGCTTAAAAATGATAAAATTTATGCTCACAATACAGATGCGCCTGGGTTTTTAAAAGCAATAAAAAATTTTAAAGATGTAAGAAAAGCAATTGTCCTTGGAGCAGGCGGTACTGCAAATGCCATAACTTATGCATTAAGAGAACAAGGCGTTGATGTTTGCATACTAAATAGAAGCAAAGATAGGCTTGAGAAATTTAAAGATGAGTACAAATGCTTTAGCTGGGATAACTACGAAGAGCAAAAATTTGATCTAGTCATTAACTCGACCTCTGCTGGCCTAAAGGATGATTTTTTACCAGCACCTAAAGAAATTTTAAAAAGCATTTTTAAAGATGCTAAATTCGCATTTGATGTGATTTATGGTAAGCAAACACCATTTTTAGAAATGGCCAAGCAAAGCAGCCTTGGTGTAAAAGATGGCGCCGATATGCTTTTATATCAAGCGGTCTTAGCACTAAATTTATTTTTTAATAATACACTTGATGAATCAAAGATCGAGCGCTCAATGAGAGAAATTTTCTATCTATAA
- a CDS encoding SPOR domain-containing protein translates to MENDELKDILLERDDDARGLKLKKLLIFIAALIILFLIIVVAMKLVNSSDPSQAQNEADSRLVLPPVPAEQPVDRQAPIADTNSDNKKGDTQLFEQVPIVPENKQQDEFEDMIKKLKDKENNKPVSKTEEPKEIVKPIEKPAEIPAKKAETKVDTSVKKVEKVVATDKKSEAKPAKTENKVDKKIEKKAETKIDKADKKAEVAKSEPATKGSYVQVFVTSKFNPNAEYMKKIAAKGYSYKTIKVGELTKILVGPFDEKTLQKAVGDIRKDINKDAFIFRAK, encoded by the coding sequence GTGGAAAACGATGAGTTAAAAGATATTCTTTTAGAAAGAGATGATGACGCAAGAGGATTGAAGCTAAAAAAACTTCTTATATTTATAGCAGCTCTTATTATACTTTTTTTGATTATTGTAGTGGCTATGAAGCTAGTAAATTCAAGCGATCCTTCACAAGCTCAAAATGAAGCTGATTCAAGACTAGTGCTTCCTCCAGTACCAGCTGAGCAACCAGTAGATAGACAAGCTCCGATAGCTGATACAAATTCAGACAATAAAAAAGGCGATACACAGCTTTTTGAGCAAGTACCGATCGTGCCTGAAAATAAGCAACAAGATGAATTTGAAGATATGATCAAAAAGCTAAAAGATAAAGAAAACAATAAGCCTGTTTCTAAAACTGAAGAGCCAAAAGAGATAGTTAAGCCTATCGAAAAGCCTGCTGAAATACCAGCAAAAAAAGCTGAGACAAAGGTAGATACTTCAGTTAAAAAAGTCGAAAAAGTAGTAGCTACTGATAAAAAGAGTGAGGCAAAACCAGCTAAGACTGAAAATAAAGTAGATAAAAAGATTGAAAAAAAGGCTGAAACCAAAATAGATAAAGCAGACAAAAAAGCTGAAGTAGCTAAAAGTGAACCTGCTACAAAAGGCTCTTACGTTCAAGTATTTGTGACTAGTAAATTTAATCCAAATGCTGAATATATGAAGAAGATCGCTGCTAAGGGATATAGCTACAAGACTATAAAAGTTGGTGAACTGACTAAAATTTTAGTTGGCCCATTTGATGAAAAAACGCTTCAAAAAGCAGTAGGTGATATTAGAAAAGATATCAATAAAGACGCTTTTATCTTTAGAGCAAAATGA
- a CDS encoding DUF1882 domain-containing protein, producing MQSIDTALIKIITTHYYIKRDTIVNKIEYRGKIFFDKFEKINEPLTYNIIKEHEEGKAVIAHSLINAYDKVENIVFDYNGRTPDRFWHKAQLLLREEGFINFTAYESRTPGHLHLYVHKGHTTLNEACQLANMLNAKLSQKLPKEWRMFPNIDMPKEFNILTLPYKLYQKERGASWSKYM from the coding sequence ATGCAAAGTATTGATACGGCACTTATAAAGATTATTACAACTCACTACTATATCAAGCGTGATACGATCGTTAATAAAATAGAATACAGAGGCAAAATTTTCTTTGATAAATTTGAAAAGATAAATGAGCCACTGACCTATAATATTATAAAAGAGCATGAAGAGGGCAAAGCTGTTATCGCACACTCTTTAATAAATGCATACGATAAAGTTGAGAATATAGTCTTTGACTATAACGGCAGAACCCCAGATAGATTTTGGCATAAAGCACAGCTTCTTTTAAGAGAAGAAGGGTTTATAAATTTTACAGCCTACGAGAGTAGGACACCAGGGCATCTGCATCTTTATGTGCATAAAGGTCACACTACGCTAAATGAGGCTTGCCAGCTAGCAAATATGCTCAACGCAAAGCTTTCACAGAAGTTGCCTAAAGAGTGGAGGATGTTTCCTAATATCGATATGCCAAAAGAATTTAACATACTAACTTTACCTTATAAACTCTATCAAAAAGAGCGCGGGGCAAGTTGGTCAAAATATATGTAA
- a CDS encoding serine hydroxymethyltransferase, protein MSLQSYDKDIYDLVNLELKRQCDHLEMIASENFTYPEVMEVMGSILTNKYAEGYPGKRYYGGCEFVDEIEQIAIDRCKELFGCEFANVQPNSGSQANQGVYGALLNPGDKILGMDLSHGGHLTHGAKVSSSGKTYESFFYGVELDGRINYDRVMDIAKIVKPKMIVCGASAYTREIEFKKFREIADAVGAILFADVAHIAGLVVAGEHQSPFPYCDVVSSTTHKTLRGPRGGIIMTNNEEYAKKINASIFPGIQGGPLVHVIAAKAVGFKHNLSPEWKIYAKQVKANAKKLGEVLIKRGFDLVSGGTDNHLILMSFLNREFSGKDADIALGNAGITVNKNTVPGETRSPFITSGIRVGSPALTARGMKEAEFELIANKIADVLSDINNTSLQEKTKAELVELAHKFIIYDKATF, encoded by the coding sequence ATGAGTTTGCAAAGCTATGATAAGGACATTTACGATCTAGTAAATTTAGAGTTAAAACGCCAATGTGATCACCTTGAGATGATCGCTAGTGAAAATTTTACATATCCAGAAGTTATGGAAGTAATGGGTTCAATCCTAACAAACAAATACGCTGAAGGTTATCCTGGCAAGAGATATTATGGTGGCTGCGAATTTGTAGATGAGATCGAGCAAATAGCGATCGATAGATGTAAAGAGCTTTTTGGATGTGAATTTGCAAACGTTCAACCAAACTCGGGCTCTCAGGCGAATCAAGGTGTTTATGGCGCTTTACTTAATCCAGGCGATAAAATTTTAGGCATGGATCTAAGCCATGGTGGACACTTAACACACGGCGCGAAAGTCAGCAGCTCCGGCAAGACGTATGAGAGCTTTTTCTATGGCGTCGAGCTTGATGGCCGCATAAACTACGATAGAGTCATGGATATCGCAAAGATAGTAAAACCAAAGATGATCGTTTGTGGCGCAAGCGCATACACAAGAGAGATCGAGTTTAAAAAATTCCGTGAGATAGCTGATGCTGTTGGGGCGATACTTTTTGCAGATGTTGCTCATATCGCTGGTCTAGTCGTAGCTGGTGAGCATCAAAGTCCTTTCCCATACTGCGATGTCGTAAGCTCAACTACGCATAAAACATTAAGAGGCCCAAGAGGCGGTATCATTATGACAAATAATGAAGAGTATGCTAAGAAGATAAATGCCTCTATTTTTCCAGGCATCCAGGGCGGACCACTAGTTCATGTTATCGCAGCAAAAGCAGTTGGCTTTAAGCACAACCTTAGCCCTGAGTGGAAAATTTACGCTAAACAAGTAAAAGCAAATGCTAAAAAATTAGGCGAAGTGCTAATAAAAAGAGGTTTTGACCTAGTGAGTGGTGGTACCGATAACCACCTAATTTTAATGAGCTTTTTAAATCGCGAATTTAGCGGTAAAGACGCTGATATCGCTCTTGGAAATGCTGGAATAACGGTAAATAAAAATACAGTTCCAGGCGAGACAAGAAGTCCATTTATCACAAGTGGTATACGTGTTGGTAGTCCTGCGCTTACGGCTCGTGGCATGAAAGAAGCTGAGTTTGAGCTAATAGCAAACAAAATAGCTGATGTGCTAAGCGATATAAACAACACATCTTTGCAAGAGAAGACAAAAGCTGAGCTAGTCGAACTTGCTCATAAATTTATAATCTATGATAAAGCGACATTTTGA
- the lysS gene encoding lysine--tRNA ligase, with amino-acid sequence MFDNQHEIQRLQSIDELRNLGINPYPHFLRRDMNISKFRLKFNYINDTEEKKAEGQLVGLAGRIKLIRDAGKAVFANIEDEDGNLQIYFSNKTLDPEWFKIVKKYVEIGDIVYVRGYAFITRTGEFSMHVSELSLASKSISPLPEKYHGLVDVETRYRQRYLDMIMNPEVRADFKRRSVIISTIRRFFEEKGFLEVETPMLHPIAGGANAKPFITFHNALGVERYLRIAPELYLKRLIVGGFEAVYEMNRNFRNEGMDLTHNPEFTSIEFYWAYHNYHDLMGITEDLFNVILDKLDMEKVVNFDGMEIDFSKPFKRISYKKALVEIGGLDESIINDKDKILAKLRADGLEANEKLDLGHLQAELFDNYVESKLIHPTFVIDYPISISPLSRRSDANPDVAERFELFIAGRELANGFNELNDPIDQYNRFKAQIDAKNAGDDEAHEMDEDYVKALGYGMPPVAGEGIGIDRLVMLLTDKKSIRDVVLFPAMRPLKNEIKENEK; translated from the coding sequence ATATTTGACAACCAACATGAGATTCAACGACTACAAAGTATAGATGAGCTAAGAAATTTAGGCATTAATCCATATCCGCATTTTCTTAGAAGAGATATGAATATCTCTAAATTTAGACTAAAATTTAACTATATTAATGATACAGAAGAGAAAAAGGCCGAAGGTCAGCTAGTAGGTCTTGCAGGTAGAATAAAACTAATTCGTGATGCTGGAAAAGCGGTCTTTGCAAATATCGAAGATGAAGATGGAAATTTACAAATTTACTTTAGCAATAAAACGCTTGATCCAGAGTGGTTTAAAATCGTTAAAAAATACGTAGAGATAGGCGATATCGTCTATGTCAGAGGTTATGCATTTATAACAAGAACTGGCGAATTTTCCATGCATGTAAGCGAGCTTAGCCTTGCTTCAAAGTCAATAAGTCCACTTCCTGAGAAGTATCATGGTCTAGTTGATGTTGAGACAAGATATCGCCAAAGATATCTTGATATGATAATGAACCCTGAAGTTAGAGCTGATTTTAAAAGACGCTCAGTGATTATTAGTACGATTAGAAGATTTTTTGAAGAAAAAGGCTTTTTAGAAGTTGAAACACCGATGCTGCACCCAATAGCAGGTGGCGCAAATGCTAAGCCATTTATCACTTTTCACAATGCCCTTGGAGTCGAGAGATATCTAAGGATCGCACCTGAGCTATACCTCAAACGCCTTATAGTAGGTGGCTTTGAGGCTGTTTATGAGATGAATAGAAATTTTAGAAATGAAGGTATGGATCTTACTCACAACCCTGAGTTTACAAGTATAGAGTTTTACTGGGCATATCATAACTATCACGATTTGATGGGTATCACAGAGGATCTTTTTAATGTCATTTTAGACAAGCTAGATATGGAAAAAGTTGTAAATTTTGACGGCATGGAGATTGATTTTAGTAAGCCCTTTAAGCGAATAAGCTACAAAAAAGCTCTAGTTGAAATTGGCGGACTAGATGAGAGCATAATAAACGACAAAGATAAAATTTTAGCAAAACTAAGAGCTGATGGCCTTGAAGCAAATGAGAAGCTTGATCTTGGTCACTTACAGGCTGAGCTATTTGATAACTACGTGGAGAGTAAGCTTATACACCCAACTTTTGTTATTGATTATCCGATTTCGATCAGTCCACTTTCAAGAAGAAGTGACGCAAATCCTGATGTGGCTGAGAGATTTGAGCTATTTATCGCTGGTCGTGAGCTAGCAAATGGCTTTAACGAGCTAAACGATCCAATTGATCAATACAACCGCTTTAAAGCTCAAATCGATGCTAAAAATGCAGGCGATGACGAGGCACATGAGATGGATGAGGACTATGTAAAAGCCCTAGGATACGGCATGCCACCAGTTGCAGGTGAGGGTATAGGCATCGATAGGCTTGTTATGCTTTTAACTGATAAAAAATCAATACGTGATGTTGTACTCTTCCCAGCGATGAGGCCACTTAAAAATGAGATAAAGGAGAATGAAAAATGA